GTTAGGAGTATCTATTTAAGTACATTGAGATTAGACGATTGGACTTTATGGACCGAGCAGTCATTTTTACCTATTACCTATGTGACCTTATATGACATTATCTATGGATGTTTGTCACATTTTGTTGGAAAGGTCTTGACTTTTTGATAAAGAATTTTTACATAATGGTTATATCAATATGATAACCATCACTCGTAATAAAAGGAAATTTGTACTTCATCCTCTCATACATTTTCAAGTGGAAGATGATCAAGCTcgaatgagaaagaaaataaaaaaagaaaaggaaaaaaaggtaaaaaaaaaataaaagactcgTTTTGTTATAAGTGTCAAAGCATGTAAGTCTCAAGAGTGTCCCAACAAACAAATTATGACGTTAAGGGCAAAAGGCTTGTGTAAAGATGTAAATGTCTCCTTATCATCTTCCTCTAGAAGAATGACAAGAAAGACCCCAAGAATCTGTGTTAGAAATAAGATCATCAAGAAACATGCTTTTACTTTCTAAGATCTTAATCACTCCTTTGATTCAAGTTGTACCATTCTTGGGAGCTATATCCTTCATATACTCACTATTATAACATTTGTTCTAACTTGTGTTATAAAATGGGTATTTGACATAATGGGTGGAGAAACACACCAAAACTCTAAAGAAGACAAGGATGTTTACCTTGTTCCATGTTGAAGATTTAAGGTTGAATCTTTTTCGAAAGGAAGGGAATGATGGCAAATCCCTTAACCATGGTAAACACTTTCAAGAGAGTTAAAGTCATCCTTGAAGATGGTGTCAACTCTATCTTGTGGACGACCTTTGGAGCCATCATGGAGTATGAATTGAAGAGTAGTGTGGGAATTTAGGCCATTGTATTTggccatgtagtgtaggtttgattaaggcttgtattaaggcctaagtatCATAggatttttcttaagttagataTACAAACCAAGTAGAAATGTCATGCGTCCATTGAAGaggattttctttttagaaGTGGTCACATGACACCCTTAGGAGTGGAGATGGTTTCTTTttggtagtggccacatgtccatCCACCATTGGAGATGATTTGTGACACATGTCTCCCTCCTATTCGACCATTACATGTTTGGTGGCTAGGTTTTGTTTTTAGGTTTTCAAAAGATGTTTTTAGGATTAGAAAGGGACATCGTTGGCTTATAAACAGAGGTGTCTCCACCTTTGTATTTCATTTTGGATTAATGAAATGTTATGCTATCAAAATATGGTCACACACTTCCtagatcaagactagagcaacctTAGAGGTTCCTCTAGCCACCCACCTCACAGAGTTGACCTAACCTCTCTTTGAACAACAAAACTACTCACCATCTTCAACATATAGCCTAAGATTGTGAGCTACCTCCTTCGCCACTACCATTTGTGCTTCATGTTACCTTATCCCACCCCATTTCTGCAATCATATTATTCATAAGGATCATCTTTTTGCTTCCTTCTAAGCTTTGATCTAACCTAACTCAAAGAAGttgatatatacatataatttaagtcatatatttaattagcatgtcatttttaatattatatttaattaatatttgagttctaatgataatatatttatatatgaacgGGTGTTGCTTGTGTTGGAAatcccacattgactagagataaaaccaaattataatatatacgtgaggtgcaaatctcatattacaaaccggttttgtggagttgagttagacttaaactcactttctaataacttgttataatgaatttttacttaataaaaataaaatataatagaaatttttaatctaattgaTTACTTTAgttgattttgatattcaaTGAATTCCACGAGCTTAGTTGTCTCCATGTTTCAAATATTCATTTCgattaccattttttttacttgatgGTAAATAACATTATGGTTAGCTAATTTCATCTTACTTTATACTTTTATCTAAACATGTGTATGAAGATAGCATTtgtaataatgtaaaaatctctttataaattataatctaTAAACTCTCAAGAGGTGccattattttcaataaattgttaatttttaatagtGTTTACAAAGTTtgtgtttaatatattatattttgttaaacatAAGCAAGTGATTAAACTTCTTTGACAAACAGGAGAAACAAAAGTACTCTACATTCTCACTATTATTTTCATGCTAACCAAAGTAGAGAAAGTTATTCATTGAGCTCTCTTTCAGTCCTTCCAAGTTGTTTCCTTCCTAAATGAACCTAAACAACACACTGTAAGAGGAAAAACAGTATCAAATGGGGTGTGACAATTCTGGAGTAGGTGGGAGAGTGTCAGAAGTAATTGACTTGTTTTGTTCATCCAccttcataattttttcttgcacctatatacactttaaaatttcaattttgttttcaagtctagaatgtataatttaaaaatgtttcggaatataaaatttatattttggaaggtatatttaaagatacaaaataaaaacatattccTGAAAGtggaggaagatgaagaagaagatgggtGCATTGGAGGAGAAaggaaaatatagaaaaaaggaTACGAAGGTAAATGAGACATTTCACAAGTCTAGAGTGTAGAAAGAAATATATGGAGGTGTAGGAAAAAGTTGCCTAATAACACTTTGGGCCTAATATTTGAGTTATTGTGGTGCCTAATGAAGTTGGGCCCGGATATGTTAATTTTTGcgaaactaaaataataagtgGGTATTAGGGTTTTTCTCATGTAAAAGGAGGAAACAAAGGCAACAGAAGATCTAGTTTCGGGTTGCAAGAGCAAGCAGAGCATAGCAGCGGTAGGGAAAACGGCAACGCGGTAGAAGACAAAAGCCATGGTTCACGTTTCCTTTTACAGAAATTGTGAGTAGATGGATGAACTCTCCCTCATAACGCCGTTTTGTGATTTCAGTCAAGAGTAACAACGGCATTgatcttttttgttttgtgtggcAGATGGAAAGACGTTCAAGAAGCCGCGTCGTCCGTACGAGAAGGAGCGTCTGGACGCGGAGCTGAAGCTGGTCGGAGAATACGGGCTGCGGTGCAAGAGGGAGCTGTGGAGGGTGCAGTACGCCCTCAGCCGCATCCGCAACAACGCGCGTAACCTCCTCACACTCGACGAGAAGAACCCGCGCCGGATCTTTGAGGGGGAGGCTCTCCTCCGCCGCATGTTCCGCTACGGTCTCCTGGATGAGACCCAGAACAAACTCGATTACGTCCTCGCACTCACTGTCGAGAACTTCCTCGAGCGCCGCCTCCAAACCCTCGTCTTCAAGTCCGGCATGGCCAAGTCCATCCACCATGCTAGGGTTCTCATCAAGCAGAGACACATCAGGTCCCTTTCCATTTCCAAattcattattgtttttgtaTCGATTGTGTTTCTCGTTACTTGTTTTGCTCATCACCACAAATTGTATGTTTTCAGAATTGGATTGAATCTTTTTCCAGAGTTTGCATTTATTAAATTGTAGGGTACTtctgattaattaaaaaatgtatatagaGAGAAAAATGCAATGAtcttgataatatttttttataggtttttaGTTTCTTATCCTTGAATAGTTTATGTAGTCGATTACGTGCCTATCTTGTGAATTAGGTTATATTTGAATGGATTAATTAACTATATTACAAGGAAatgatgagaaaaatgaattcattttttttgaattatgaTGAGCTTAATTTGCTGCAGAAGTTAATTCATTGTTCCTTCTTTTTGAGTTAATAATTGAAGATGAAATAGGATGAAGTTATTTTTGTAAGAGAGCTTTTCCAAATAAGACCAAAAACAACCTTTGACTATATTGTGAGCTATTTTTCGGAAGTTTTCTCAAGCATTTGTATTAAGTTTTACAAGTCCCCCGATTAGCCAGAATTGAGAGTTGATGTATTAGCATTctatgtttttgaatttttgaattcttttaacTTAAAGCTGAATGTTTTGCAATAACTGAATGTTGATGTATCAGTCcaatttgtttgttgtatcTGTATTGCATGCACTGTTTGGAGAATGACCttgttattgtgtcattttggGGTGATGCAGGGTTGGTAGGCAAGTGGTGAACATCCCCTCTTTCTTGGTGAGGGTTGACTCACAGAAGCACATTGACTTTTCACTTACAAGTCCCCTGGGAGGAGGACGCCCTGGAAGAGTGAAAAGAAGGAACCAAAGGGCTGCTGCTAAGAAGGCCGCAGGTGGAGATGGAGATGAGGAAGATGAGGATTAGACTATTATTCATGTCTTCACTGCATTTACACATTGTGTCACCTTTTACTTTATGAGCCTAGATTATGGTTTTTGAttgttatacattttttatccTCGGTTCCTTGTTTGTGAAAACATTTTGTTTGACATATTATGTTTTTtgaagttatatattttaaagtatcaagattttcattaaataatttttctgacCTTCATTTTCGTCTGGTATATTGAACATCACAATCATATGTAGTTATAGGAATATTTAATTATAGGGATGGCTCAAGTTTTATACGCATCTAACATTCACATTATTTTGAAGATACAGGGTAGTGTTTGCTTAGACTGTATTTCTTAGTAGAAGAGTTGTTGTGATGAACGTCAAAGTAGAGTGGTGTCTCATCCTCTAAAAGGTTAGAATTGAAGTTGGTCAATGTCCATTGTTTTGAATCATATAACATGTAGAACCAATGTGATAATAGGTTACACGAACCCATATGCTTTAACTTGCTTTTATATTGCTAAATTTTGCTCAACCCGATTTTAAGATGTTTTGCTTGGTATAATGGTACGCAAAATGACATAAACAATGTTTTGTTTCATGTtggaaattataaattatagagAATGATGTTTAAGAATAGAAGGAAAGTGCTACAAAGGTGCAAAGGAAAGAAACATataatcttattttgaaaagatatgttttgtaattattatagaAGATCAAAATTGGTTTTGGCATTAAAGGTTTGAGTCACTCGATGTCATTTTGTTTTGCTATTTCATTTTACGAGACAATTACTTTGCATCATCATCTcatatatttaagtattttcaATAGAGTcctattaaacatttttattctattaatgtcaaaattcttatatttttcagttGAATATGAGTTGTCAATTAAGAACACACGTCTGTTTGATCATGGAGTCTTAAATATAGTACTATGGCATTggaatataaaaacaaatgaagtTTTGGaaccataattatttttactaaatgTTTGTTAACTGTCTTCTCTGCatgattgatttgatttttattttaatatttagtttatgaaatgaaatgatgcactttttttataaagataattagTATTCAAGAATTTCAAGTATTCAAAATTCGTGATATTCTATTTGAGATTAGACATCCAAATTGTCAAGGGTGTTGCTTCCTCTACCTCTTCAAGTGGGTCCTGCAgttcttcattattttaatttattttaaaaatattttttacatttttattattattttttattacaaaaatatcttacACCTCTTCACTATTCTCAACAATCtattcctttttctctctacattaatggagaattcacaaaatataaaattataagaaaactttaatattagtacttctactattttcattttataaaattaaaagttagatgcaaatacaaaataataaacaataatattaatagtaaataatgatatattattattattatatactaactttataatgacgaaagaattaaataaattttaaatctttaacaaataactttttttatttattttaagtatttaataatatttttatattatttatctaataaattaaatattttattcaagttatttaagtcaaacatgtcggtgagttaaaaattatagatattatatgtgaaaaaaacacacacacacatatatatatatatatatatatatatatatatatatatatatatatatatatataaaatttttctacagatttaaaacaaaattttacatttattaagtaatttgaaaagaaaaaaatatattcaatagcgaaaataagattgagtcaaacttatttaagaaaatatatcacaagttcaaatttgaatgatgtaaatgctccattaatgagtcccatgtaaatgttccattaatgtagaaagagaaggagaaagattCTTAaagatagtggggaggtgtagagtaattttgaaataaaagaaaatagtggagaggtataaaatatttttgaaataaattaatatagtgGAGAGATGCAggacccacttggggaggttGAGAGAGCAACACCCAATTGTCAATGACATCCAATACAGAATATGgacttaatttaaaagtataacaaACTTTAACACCGAAATACTAAATAGAAATtcaattacaaaattcaaatgtATCAAGATcttcaaattttttcttttaatatttttcatgtggAACAATAAAAACTCAAAGAAACACCTTACATCTTAGTTAGTTGAGggcaaaatgaaaaataacaaatattgtattcaataaaacaaatatttttaataaaacttaattaacaaCACTAATATTTAATAGAGATTTAAAGCTTATATAAtcctaattattttagtttccaaattaaaaaaagtaaattttatttatttataattaaaaaggaatattttaatcactaaatattaaattttaaatttaaaaaaaagataaaaaaataatattttatctcagagtctaaatatatatatatgattaaaatatatttttatttttatattgttcacTAAAATCATATGCGGtctatgttttaaatatatataaattttgttaatatattatagatttaatatctattttgataTCTTAAATTTGTGAGATGTGTTCaaagttatctttttttttttttctcaaatgttCATAGTTTTCTCAtgttttttgtaaaaaaggTTGAAGTTTCTTTTTTCCTTGCAGTGTTAAAAAAGTAACCAAACTTAACcaacttttcaaattttttcttaCGTGGAAACTTTGTGGCTATTTGGCAATTTTTTCAAATGTGAATTAAGAGCAGTTGAGGAGGAacatgaaaatgatgaagatgtaGGAAAAGATGAGGAGGCAATGCAGTcatgtaattttgttttagcATACATGAAATCTAATTTAGGAGAAGTTTGACCATTGCCACTAACCTCTGCTAAAGCCATCTTGTTACCATTAGAAAGAAAGTGAGATAAAcccttttcttaattttgaaatactaAGATAAAACTTATAGAAAAATTCcagaaattgaaattataattagaaattatattaaacatcACCGTGTTGACTTCGTATTGCTCCGGCAACTGTTGTTATTACTTTCCTCGGAGAATAAACAATTTGCAAGTCCCAACAGAGTAAACAAAGAAAGATGGATTCTCTCAAAATGTTCAAAGGTTACGGCAAAATAGAACGCGATCACAACGGAATCGAAGATCAGCAACCAAACCCTAAATCCCAAATCTCAAAACCCGTAATCACCACAACAATTTCCGTCTTCGCAATCCTTTCCATCACTCTAACTCTCGCCTTCGCTATCGCATCCATTGCGCACCACCAAGCCACTGAGTCACAACACCTTTCCAACTCGGCCGACTCCATCCGATTCGTCTGCAACGTCACGCGCTTCCCCGCCGCGTGCCTCGCTGCCATCCCGCCCTCCGCCAACGCCACCGATCCCCAAACCATCCTCGCCCTCTCGCTCCGCGCCTCGTTCCACGCGCTCCAGAGCCTCGCGTCGTCGCTCCGCGGGACGAAGGGAGGTGCACTCGCCGACTGCAAGGACCAGTTCGACGACGCGCTGAGTCGACTCAACGACTCGCTGTCGGCCGCTGCGGCGCTGACCGACAAAGCAGTGAGCGACGTGCATACGTGGGTGAGCGCGGCGGTGACGGACCAGCAGACATGCCTGGACGGACTGGAAGAGGCGGGTGACGCGGCGGGCcttgagaagatgaagaaaatgatgacGAGGTCCGAGGAGTATATGAGTAACAGTTTGGCTATTGTTGCTAATATTCGCGATTTGTTAAGCCATTTCAACATGAAACTCCATTGAAGCTTTCAAATCGTTGCATTTTTTCCACTTGAAATAGGGTTTGGAATTTGTGTGTAAATATGTGATCCTTAATTAATAGTGTCATATTGTATTCTgttgtttcaaattttaattaagttcttTCCCTtcatcataatcacaatttaTTCTTTCTTCATGATAAATCATCTACTTATTCAACTATTTAtgtcttaaatataattattagtcaTCTTATAAATAAGAACTTTATAAACAATTTCAGAGTGTGAAATCCTATATATTACATTATGAACtctttgaataataaaattgaattcttGCTACTTGAGTTGTTACTTGCTACTTTTGTGCTAGTTATTACTAATTAACATTATATTTCAAAGcatatatgtttttactcatttgtcctttattttattattacgtaaaattattcttttacatCAAATTCATATCTTCTGTTAACACCTTTTGATAAGATTTAGCAGGTTATTCTTATTGATGATGGAAAGCCACTCACATCTTTTGCCAATTCTATCAAACAGTCTACAAAGCATGTGAGAAATTCACCCTTTTTCTTGCATCTCATTTCAGGAATTCCCGAAATTCTTTTTCCCCCAATctcaaatatttgtttaacttCCAAAAGCTTGAAGAATGAAGGACATTGATATCAATTtgtacttttataaaaaaaatgtattaaaaaaagataacgCTTTTGTTAATGTTGCAGAAGTGTTCTAAGACACTCCTCCTAGTCAAGATCACTTGTATATGCAGAATTCACTAACTCTGCTACCCTTTCACCAAGCTCTTTTACCTCTTTCTGAAGCATACTGATGTGAGAGCAAGTTTCCTTTATGATCTGCATCATGCTCACTGATACCTGCAACAAAACATAGATAAGATTTTATTGAGAGAATGAAGAAACTTTCATTCTTTGAAATTAGCATTAACTGCCATTGTGAGCTGTCATACCCTTGAGTTGCTTGTTTGGTTTTGTTGTGGCAACAGTGCTTGTAGCATCAACAACAGATCATTAATATCACTTTCTCTGAATTTTGAAGTTCTGGACTTTCTTCTGCCAGACATGCTGAAAGTTTGCAGTTTTGCAATTGTGCTCACTTTGATGTGAATTGACATCAAGAAACTGAAAATGCTTGAATGGAGGAAGGGCAAAAACTGTTCTTTTATACTGATAATATACTGTGCTGACACTGTAAACAGTGAGAATTAGATCTACATGGCCCACACTTACAGTGGTTTTGAGGGTTGAGAGACTCATTGCCAAATATAATCCTTATAATTTACTACACCATGATGATGA
The sequence above is drawn from the Vigna radiata var. radiata cultivar VC1973A chromosome 3, Vradiata_ver6, whole genome shotgun sequence genome and encodes:
- the LOC106757089 gene encoding 40S ribosomal protein S9-2, with protein sequence MVHVSFYRNYGKTFKKPRRPYEKERLDAELKLVGEYGLRCKRELWRVQYALSRIRNNARNLLTLDEKNPRRIFEGEALLRRMFRYGLLDETQNKLDYVLALTVENFLERRLQTLVFKSGMAKSIHHARVLIKQRHIRVGRQVVNIPSFLVRVDSQKHIDFSLTSPLGGGRPGRVKRRNQRAAAKKAAGGDGDEEDED
- the LOC106757354 gene encoding pectinesterase 3, which produces MDSLKMFKGYGKIERDHNGIEDQQPNPKSQISKPVITTTISVFAILSITLTLAFAIASIAHHQATESQHLSNSADSIRFVCNVTRFPAACLAAIPPSANATDPQTILALSLRASFHALQSLASSLRGTKGGALADCKDQFDDALSRLNDSLSAAAALTDKAVSDVHTWVSAAVTDQQTCLDGLEEAGDAAGLEKMKKMMTRSEEYMSNSLAIVANIRDLLSHFNMKLH